TTTAAGTCCTATTGAGGTAAGCCAGGAGCCATAGGTTCCGTTCTCAATAATAGGCAGGATCATTTTATCCGGAACCACCAGATGAGGTGCCAGCTCATGAAGAATTGCCCGCTCGGAACCCACTTCATGAACCAGAAACAGGTCAAACTGTTTTAAATAACGAAGGCCACCATGAATTAATTTGGTCGATTTGGAGCTGGTGCCTGAAGAGAAGTCATTTTGTTCCACAAGAGCTACCTTAAGGCCCCGTGAAGCGGCATCCAAAGCAATTCCTGCACCGGTGATTCCACCACCGATCACAAGCAGGTCATAAGATTCATTTTTCAGCTTTTCCTGGAATTCACGACGGTATTTATTTGAAAATACAGGCATCTAATAACCTTCCTGAATCTTGGTAGGAATCCCGTCTATACTGGATTCATTTTTATCTTTCCAGTATTGCCGGATACCATCTTCTCCCTTTTTTTGAGCCCATTCATCGAGCTCAAGCCGCTCACCTTTAAACTCGTAGTAAGGTATGGACATGCCGCAGGAGGTCTGTACCATTTCAATATCAATACTAATAATTTGCCTGGTACCAGCAAGTTTTGGGAACAGGTCAATGCTTTTTGACCAGTCTTTATGATTGGGATGAATAACGGTTCCTTTGCCATAAAGCCTTAAGATATTGGGAGCCCCTTCGAAAGAACAGAACATGATTGTGATCCGGCCGTTTTCATTTAGATGGGCTGCAGTTTCATTACCGCTTCCTGTAAGGTTGAGCCAAAGAACTTTCTTTTCGTTCAACACCCTGAAGCTGTCCATTCCCTTTGGTGATAAGTTGATACGGCTTTGTTCAGTGGCTGTGGCTACAAAGAAAATCTTCTGTTTGGCTATAAATTTCTGAATGCGTTTACTGATATGATCGGATTGATTTGCCATGGTATTATATTTTTTTAGATTCTCTTATTTTATAAGAATGCCTCTATTATTTAGAATATCAATATGTCTGAGGGCTCCTTCTTTTAAACTGTTTTTCTTTAGGACAAACTCTTTTTCAAACATACGGTTGTTTTCAAAAAAAGTCACTTTAAAATAATTATCCAGTGACAGTAGGTCCTCAAGCATTAATTCGACCTTTGCAGCTGAACGCGCCGGAAGTTTTTCGATCTTATGCCTCATGACCGAGGTTTCCCTGGTCTTGTCCATTCCCTTGGAGACAATCAGCACCATTTCAAGATCGACATCTTTGTTATTGATCAGATAAACGTATTGATCATTTGACTTAAAAGCCTCATTGTATTCCTGGCTAACCGCCAAAAAGACATTTTCGACTTTTGGAATTTCTATATCTTTTTTCATTTTTTTTCTCGGGATGAGTCCTAATGTTTAAGCTTCATTTAGTTTCTTCCTTATTTTGTTTTGGACTTAATCTTCCCAGTCCATAGATCTGGACACAGCTTTTTTCCAGGTTGCATAGAGTTTTTTTCGTTTGCTTTCATCCATTTTAGGCTGAAACTCTTTTTCAATTTTTCTGTTCTTTAAAATGTCTTCTTTTTTCCATAGGCCTACCCCGATACCAGAAAGATAAGCGGCACCCAGGGCCGTGGATTCAATGATCTCTGCGCGTTCTACCGGGGTATCAAGAATGTCAGCCTGAAACTGCATCAGATAATTGTTGGCACAAGCTCCACCGTCAACCTTTAGGGCAGTGAGCCTTACTCCCGAATCTTCTTCCATTGATACAATCAGGTCTTTGCTTC
This DNA window, taken from Lutimonas zeaxanthinifaciens, encodes the following:
- a CDS encoding pyridoxamine 5'-phosphate oxidase family protein, which encodes MANQSDHISKRIQKFIAKQKIFFVATATEQSRINLSPKGMDSFRVLNEKKVLWLNLTGSGNETAAHLNENGRITIMFCSFEGAPNILRLYGKGTVIHPNHKDWSKSIDLFPKLAGTRQIISIDIEMVQTSCGMSIPYYEFKGERLELDEWAQKKGEDGIRQYWKDKNESSIDGIPTKIQEGY